In Paenibacillus kyungheensis, the following are encoded in one genomic region:
- a CDS encoding 2-oxoglutarate dehydrogenase E1 component, whose amino-acid sequence MTIDESNQPWLWESYYGPNLGYVQEQYELYKQDPNSVDEGYRELFERYGEPVAPVTVSSGQSVVSSTETPAKVDTNLLKKAVAAERLVWNIRTYGHLAADIDPLGLSTATDVRLLDPEQYGLGQRDLAQLPASLIWENAPPEAKDGWEAIQILRKKYTGSLAYEFAHVHDEKERNWLNRQVETGSSTLSLDDEERIELFKRLVEVEQFEEFLHRTFIGQKRFSIEGNDVLVPMLDSIVRIAARSGARHVLMGMAHRGRLNVLAHVLGKPYSKIFSEFHHSPNKDTMPSEGSMGVTFGWTGDVKYHLGAHRSVTPEGQSFETRLTLANNPSHLEYVNPVVEGFTRAAQDDRTDKGYPRQDPDKAAAIIMHGDAAFAGEGIVAETLNFNQLTGYQNGGTIHIIVNNRLGFTTDSGDSRSTHYASDLAKGYEIPIIHVNADDPEACLRAVAMATEYRNLFKKDFLIDLIGYRRYGHNETDDPETTQPIMYSKVKNHLRVASLYGNKLAQQGVVDDKRYEQFKTEIQDHLKSIYEEVKTDHTEDSNAPVNRLDTDSKAPEASTGVSASLLQTINEGLLKWPENFNVYPKLQRILERRATALNAEGKVDWGHAETLAFASILADGKPIRITGQDVERATFAHRNLVLHDAQTGEPFCPLHRLPEAKASFAIHNSPLSEASVLGFEYGYNVYAPETLVIWEAQYGDFTNAAQVIIDQFISAGRSKWTQKSSLVMLLPHGHEGMGPEHSSARPERFLQLAAEDNFTVANLTSASQYFHLLRRQARSTQEESVRPLVVMAPKSLIRNPRVASSPEEFNEGTFQPILQQKGLGDKKNAVERVILCTGKVAIDLEEALDKNKEEDYSWLHVIRVEQLYPFPKEEINAVLAEFTNLQEIIWLQEEPQNMGYWRYTDARLRDLAQEGVAVSYIGRPERSSPASGYQHIHAIEQQRILGLALKQNSLQNNISLGGSRL is encoded by the coding sequence ATGACTATCGACGAATCAAACCAACCATGGCTGTGGGAATCGTATTACGGACCCAATTTGGGGTATGTACAAGAACAATATGAACTGTACAAACAAGATCCGAATTCTGTAGATGAAGGATACCGTGAACTTTTTGAACGTTATGGAGAGCCTGTTGCTCCTGTTACCGTATCATCTGGTCAATCAGTGGTAAGTAGTACAGAAACACCAGCTAAAGTAGACACTAATCTGTTGAAGAAAGCGGTTGCAGCCGAACGTTTAGTATGGAATATCCGTACATACGGGCATCTGGCAGCGGATATTGATCCGCTTGGACTAAGTACAGCGACTGATGTTCGCTTACTCGATCCAGAGCAATACGGACTGGGACAACGTGACCTCGCACAACTACCAGCATCTTTGATCTGGGAAAATGCACCTCCAGAAGCAAAAGACGGATGGGAAGCTATCCAAATTTTGCGTAAGAAGTATACAGGTTCACTGGCTTATGAATTTGCACATGTACATGATGAAAAAGAACGGAACTGGCTTAACCGTCAGGTAGAAACAGGTTCATCTACACTTTCATTAGATGATGAAGAACGTATTGAGTTATTCAAGCGTCTGGTAGAAGTAGAACAATTTGAAGAATTTTTGCATCGTACATTTATTGGACAAAAACGCTTTTCTATTGAAGGTAACGATGTCCTTGTACCGATGCTAGATTCGATTGTACGTATTGCTGCACGCAGTGGAGCAAGACACGTACTTATGGGAATGGCGCATCGTGGTCGTCTGAATGTACTGGCTCATGTTCTTGGTAAGCCTTACAGTAAGATCTTCTCCGAGTTCCATCATTCACCGAACAAAGATACAATGCCTTCTGAAGGCTCGATGGGTGTTACTTTTGGTTGGACAGGTGATGTGAAGTACCATTTAGGTGCACACCGTTCTGTAACTCCAGAAGGACAAAGCTTTGAAACCCGTCTGACACTGGCAAATAATCCAAGTCACTTGGAATATGTTAATCCGGTGGTTGAAGGATTTACACGTGCTGCACAGGATGATCGTACAGATAAAGGTTATCCACGCCAGGACCCTGACAAAGCAGCAGCAATCATCATGCATGGTGATGCCGCATTTGCAGGTGAAGGTATTGTTGCAGAGACGCTTAATTTTAATCAGCTAACAGGTTACCAAAATGGCGGTACAATTCATATTATTGTTAATAACCGTCTAGGCTTCACTACAGACAGCGGAGATTCACGTTCTACTCATTATGCAAGTGACCTTGCTAAAGGATATGAAATTCCTATTATCCATGTGAACGCAGATGATCCAGAAGCTTGTCTACGTGCTGTAGCAATGGCGACTGAATATCGTAATCTATTTAAAAAAGATTTCTTGATTGATCTTATTGGATATCGTCGTTATGGTCATAATGAAACGGACGATCCTGAGACAACTCAACCTATCATGTATAGCAAAGTGAAAAATCACCTTCGTGTGGCTTCACTTTACGGTAACAAACTGGCACAACAAGGCGTAGTTGATGACAAACGTTATGAACAGTTCAAAACAGAAATCCAAGATCATCTCAAATCGATCTACGAAGAAGTGAAAACAGATCATACGGAAGATTCAAATGCACCGGTAAATCGTCTCGATACAGATAGCAAAGCACCTGAAGCTTCTACAGGAGTCTCTGCAAGCCTGCTACAGACAATTAACGAAGGATTGCTGAAATGGCCGGAGAACTTTAATGTGTATCCTAAATTACAGCGTATTCTAGAACGCCGCGCGACTGCACTAAACGCTGAAGGCAAAGTGGATTGGGGACATGCTGAAACACTGGCATTTGCTTCGATCTTAGCAGATGGCAAGCCTATTCGTATTACCGGACAAGATGTAGAACGTGCTACATTTGCTCATCGTAATTTGGTATTACATGATGCTCAGACAGGTGAACCTTTCTGCCCGTTACATCGTTTACCAGAAGCGAAAGCATCATTTGCTATTCATAATAGTCCATTGTCTGAAGCTTCAGTACTTGGATTTGAATATGGATACAATGTATATGCACCGGAGACATTAGTGATCTGGGAAGCGCAATATGGCGATTTCACCAATGCAGCGCAAGTTATTATTGACCAGTTTATCTCGGCTGGACGTAGTAAATGGACACAAAAATCCAGTCTTGTGATGTTGTTGCCACATGGTCATGAAGGTATGGGTCCTGAGCATTCCAGTGCTCGTCCAGAACGCTTCTTGCAATTGGCAGCAGAAGATAACTTTACAGTGGCTAACCTGACTTCTGCATCACAATACTTCCACCTACTTCGCCGTCAGGCACGTAGCACTCAGGAAGAATCTGTGCGTCCATTAGTCGTTATGGCACCGAAAAGCTTGATTCGTAATCCACGTGTGGCTTCCTCACCTGAGGAATTCAACGAAGGAACATTCCAACCGATACTGCAACAAAAAGGGTTGGGCGATAAAAAGAATGCTGTAGAACGCGTGATTCTTTGTACGGGTAAAGTAGCGATCGATCTAGAAGAAGCTTTGGATAAAAACAAAGAAGAAGACTACTCTTGGTTACATGTGATTCGTGTAGAACAACTGTATCCATTCCCGAAAGAAGAGATCAATGCAGTCCTTGCAGAATTCACTAACTTACAAGAAATTATCTGGCTACAAGAAGAACCGCAAAACATGGGATACTGGAGATATACCGATGCACGCTTGCGCGATCTAGCACAAGAAGGTGTAGCTGTAAGTTATATCGGTCGTCCAGAACGTTCTAGCCCTGCTAGTGGTTATCAACATATTCACGCCATCGAACAACAACGTATACTAGGATTAGCACTCAAACAAAATTCTTTACAGAACAACATATCCCTGGGAGGTAGTCGGCTGTGA